In Macadamia integrifolia cultivar HAES 741 chromosome 5, SCU_Mint_v3, whole genome shotgun sequence, a single window of DNA contains:
- the LOC122079436 gene encoding protein ACCELERATED CELL DEATH 6-like, whose translation MESVPLHLPPSCPHSTDNVTPRPESMPPPVNINLHTISDASSTSESGSFGDMEFQSMPPNLLNNRGRDVDNRSISSSDSFDDDFESESDHIVAARPPTTKPMHPRLHRAVVAGDVQTVSLFERELHLQLNPQKNTVAHIAARLGHHSIFELLSNQCPSLLWKPNANGETSLHLAAWAGQLGIVNFLLDSNLGDVERGDGGAQQLQYLRKKNLKGNTALHEALKNDQEEVARVLVTADPHISYWVNNDGKSPAYLAAEAGHLQLLEHMLGLLDDSHDLRPWKGSTPLHAAIIKRDREVVGLVLRFKPELVLATDAKGRNPLHYAASIGYFDGIIELFKVDTLPAYQADSGGLYPIHLAAISGHIKVIQLLLEGCPDSWKLLDKVSWNILHIAAGIGKENVVKYILKTPALEMLINERDYNGDTPLHLAAMGRHSKVVCVLTRDSRVNMSIMNYSNLTALDIAEQKSITEKNGATLASFRKLLTLTALRIANAPRGQKLDAFHGRYSFLPPTMPPLKPHTGFFNRTIAAQLLLVSTLVAIVTFIAGFTIPGGLNSDGPDRGMATMLTNTKLKAFVICDTIAMYCSILSALSLILAQLADGVLMRSIIAFTLPLLGISLSMMAVAFTTGLYMVTSRLHWLAIAVLIVFIIFLVCTLALLLPLLMPIQSQHRFLRRISYYVLYLLASATRGDSDDDMRRGRAY comes from the exons ATGGAATCCGTGCCGCTTCACCTCCCTCCCAGCTGCCCTCATAGTACAGACAATGTAACACCCCGACCGGAATCCATGCCGCCTCCGGTCAATATCAACCTTCATACTATCAGCGACGCTTCCTCCACCTCTGAAAGTGGTTCGTTTGGTGATATGGAATTTCAATCCATGCCGCCTAACCTCCTTAACAACCGTGGTCGTGACGTCGACAATCGATCCATCTCTTCaagtgattcttttgatgacgaTTTTGAATCTGAATCCGACCATATAGTCGCCGCAAGACCCCCAACCACTAAACCCATGCACCCACGGCTACACAGAGCGGTAGTGGCAGGGGATGTACAAACGGTGTCTCTTTTCGAACGTGAGCTTCATCTACAATTGAACCCCCAAAAGAATACGGTTGCTCACATAGCGGCCAGGTTAGGGCACCATTCCATCTTTGAACTTCTCTCGAACCAATGCCCCTCTCTTCTCTGGAAACCAAACGCCAATGGAGAAACTTCCCTTCATCTCGCCGCATGGGCTGGGCAACTAGGCATTGTGAATTTCCTTTTGGATTCCAATCTAGGAGATGTTGAAAGAGGGGATGGAGGAGCtcaacaactacaatatctgagaaagaaaaatttgaaaGGGAATACTGCCTTGCATGAAGCTTTGAAAAATGATCAGGAAGAGGTTGCTCGGGTCTTGGTGACAGCAGATCCGCATATTTCGTATTGGGTTAATAACGACGGGAAGTCTCCGGCATATTTGGCTGCAGAAGCTGGTCATCTGCAACTTCTTGAACACATGTTGGGATTGCTTGATGACAGTCACGATCTTCGCCCATGGAAAGGAAGTACACCTCTTCACGCAGCCATTATCAAGAGAGATCGAG AGGTCGTAGGATTGGTGTTAAGGTTCAAGCCAGAGCTAGTCCTGGCAACAGACgcaaagggaagaaatcctctGCACTATGCTGCATCAATAGGTTATTTTGATGGGATTATTGAGTTGTTCAAAGTAGATACCCTGCCCGCCTATCAAGCAGACAGCGGTGGCCTCTACCCAATTCACTTGGCAGCCATTAGTGGCCATATTAAGGTAATTCAACTTCTTTTGGAAGGTTGCCCGGACTCTTGGAAGTTGCTTGACAAAGTGAGCTGGAATATTCTTCACATAGCTGCTGGAATTGGCAAGGAAAATGTGGTGAAATACATTCTAAAGACGCCAGCGCTTGAGATGCTAATAAACGAAAGGGATTACAATGGAGATACACCTTTGCATTTGGCAGCCATGGGCAGGCATTCTAAAGTAGTTTGTGTTCTGACTAGGGACAGCAGAGTGAACATGAGCATCATGAACTACAGTAACTTGACTGCTTTAGATATTGCAGAGCAAAAGAGTATCACTGAGAAAAATGGTGCCACTCTAGCGTCATTTCGAAAG CTCCTAACATTGACAGCATTGAGGATTGCCAATGCACCACGAGGCCAAAAGCTAGATGCCTTCCATGGCAGATACAGTTTCCTACCACCTACAATGCCTCCTTTGAAACCACATACAGGGTTTTTTAACAGAACCATAGCTGCCCAACTTTTGCTGGTGTCGACCCTAGTTGCTATAGTAACCTTCATTGCAGGTTTTACCATTCCTGGAGGCTTAAATAGTGATGGCCCTGATCGAGGCATGGCAACAATGTTAACCAATACCAAGTTAAAAGCTTTTGTGATATGTGATACTATAGCTATGTATTGTTCAATTCTATCTGCTTTATCCCTCATATTGGCACAATTAGCAGATGGTGTGCTGATGCGTTCCATTATTGCTTTTACATTGCCATTGTTGGGAATTTCACTTTCTATGATGGCTGTAGCATTCACCACAGGTCTGTATATGGTAACCAGTAGACTTCACTGGCTTGCCATTGCTGTTTTGATCGTGTTCATAATCTTCCTCGTATGTACTTTAGCCTTGTTGCTTCCGCTCCTGATGCCAATTCAGTCACAACATCGCTTCCTTCGGAGGATCTCTTACTATGTTCTCTATCTATTGGCTTCTGCAACTAGGggtgatagtgatgatgatatGAGAAGAGGACGAGCTTATTAG